A single Photobacterium toruni DNA region contains:
- a CDS encoding MotA/TolQ/ExbB proton channel family protein yields MDSSIFQSWWFSLSHFMAQGGVILWWLAAVVAVLWLLVFERVIYLAFYFPQQRQHWIALWAARADHQSWYAHAIRDGWLADAKIALNKNLNFIKVLVAICPMLGLLGTVTGMISVFDVMATQGSSQPRLMASGISLATLPTMAGMVAALAGMFIHARLAKACQMRELKLEKSLRSQQ; encoded by the coding sequence ATGGATAGCAGCATATTTCAAAGCTGGTGGTTTTCATTGTCGCATTTTATGGCGCAAGGCGGTGTGATCCTATGGTGGTTAGCTGCGGTTGTTGCTGTGTTGTGGTTATTAGTGTTTGAGCGAGTGATATACCTTGCATTTTACTTTCCACAACAACGACAACACTGGATAGCATTATGGGCGGCACGTGCCGATCATCAATCGTGGTATGCCCATGCCATTCGTGATGGCTGGTTAGCTGATGCAAAAATAGCATTAAACAAAAACCTTAATTTTATTAAAGTGTTAGTGGCTATTTGTCCAATGCTCGGATTGCTTGGCACTGTGACAGGTATGATCTCTGTGTTTGATGTTATGGCAACCCAAGGCAGTAGCCAACCTCGATTAATGGCGTCAGGGATTTCACTGGCGACATTACCGACCATGGCGGGCATGGTAGCCGCATTAGCAGGGATGTTTATTCATGCTCGATTGGCAAAAGCGTGCCAAATGCGTGAGTTGAAATTAGAAAAATCATTAAGGAGTCAGCAATGA
- a CDS encoding ExbD/TolR family protein, whose translation MRLSRRSSVREDAQIDLTSMLDIVFIMLIFFIVTSSFVRESGVEVNRPQASHVVSQKDAGIFVAITAANDIYIDKRVVDAERVQATLEHMLTEQPDAALVIQADEHAYNGTVVKVMDAAKGAGVKNIALAAEKS comes from the coding sequence ATGAGACTCAGTCGTCGCTCGTCAGTGCGTGAAGATGCACAAATAGATTTAACCTCGATGTTAGATATCGTTTTCATCATGTTGATTTTCTTTATTGTGACGAGTTCTTTTGTGCGTGAATCTGGGGTTGAAGTTAATCGCCCTCAAGCAAGCCATGTTGTTAGTCAAAAAGATGCTGGTATTTTTGTGGCGATCACCGCAGCGAATGATATTTACATTGATAAGCGAGTGGTAGATGCCGAACGTGTGCAAGCAACACTGGAGCATATGCTAACTGAACAACCAGATGCTGCATTAGTGATCCAAGCAGATGAACATGCTTATAACGGTACGGTTGTTAAAGTGATGGACGCTGCAAAAGGTGCAGGGGTGAAGAATATAGCTCTGGCGGCGGAGAAAAGCTAA
- a CDS encoding MotA/TolQ/ExbB proton channel family protein has product MKLKALVAALCVASMPFAVNAESIVKQAQQEQSQQTQHNIQREAGFNHTQQTVKAQYDALVAERNKLKAATEVLSTTFSTNEQHLSTLEQQLRLESGSLGELFGVVRQTAKEVQAEQQHAVTAIDNSQDNAVVNDIVAAKALPSMEQLQGLWHAMTDQIVASGQIAKVTVPYINGDGEQSNVEALRLGSIGLVGDNGYLKWDGAQHVATSYLQQPEYAPTLANYDQLVSTANQMLVVDPSRGVMLEQLALSPTLMDRLQAGGAVGKVILLLLAIGAGIAIFRGTKLAMIRQQIKAQLKQPSKPSNNPLGRILAVYNKEQSRSVEALELRLLEAIVDEQQELEKGLSMLKLFAALAPMLGLLGTVTGMIETFQVITQFGNGDPKVMAGGISMALVTTVLGLVAAMPLLLAHNILSSQAENIRMILEKQGISLVAEQAEKNDKNGIKNSGMTTEQAA; this is encoded by the coding sequence GCTGCCCTTTGTGTCGCAAGTATGCCATTTGCCGTGAATGCAGAATCGATAGTAAAACAAGCACAACAAGAACAAAGCCAACAAACTCAGCATAATATTCAGCGTGAAGCGGGTTTTAACCATACTCAGCAAACAGTGAAAGCACAATATGATGCATTAGTGGCTGAGCGTAATAAGCTCAAAGCCGCCACTGAAGTATTAAGCACAACTTTTAGCACTAATGAACAACACTTATCAACGCTAGAGCAGCAATTGCGTCTAGAAAGTGGCAGCTTAGGTGAGCTATTTGGCGTGGTGCGTCAAACCGCGAAAGAAGTTCAAGCCGAGCAGCAACATGCAGTAACAGCGATTGATAACAGTCAAGATAATGCGGTTGTAAATGACATTGTTGCCGCTAAAGCATTACCTTCAATGGAACAGCTACAAGGCTTATGGCATGCAATGACAGATCAGATTGTTGCTAGCGGCCAAATTGCCAAAGTGACCGTGCCATATATCAATGGCGATGGTGAGCAAAGTAACGTTGAAGCATTACGTCTAGGTAGCATCGGTTTAGTGGGCGATAACGGGTATTTAAAGTGGGATGGTGCTCAACATGTTGCAACATCTTACTTACAACAACCAGAATATGCACCAACGTTGGCAAATTACGATCAGCTTGTATCAACAGCTAATCAAATGCTAGTGGTTGATCCTTCGCGTGGAGTGATGCTTGAGCAATTAGCACTGTCTCCAACGTTAATGGATCGCCTACAAGCAGGTGGTGCAGTCGGTAAAGTGATCCTATTGCTGCTTGCTATTGGTGCCGGTATTGCGATTTTCCGTGGCACAAAATTGGCGATGATCCGTCAACAGATTAAAGCGCAACTGAAGCAACCCTCTAAGCCGAGTAATAACCCTTTAGGTCGTATTCTTGCGGTATATAACAAAGAGCAAAGCCGCAGTGTTGAAGCGTTAGAATTGCGTTTGTTAGAAGCAATTGTCGATGAGCAACAAGAGCTAGAGAAAGGCTTATCAATGCTAAAACTGTTTGCAGCTTTAGCACCAATGCTTGGCCTGCTGGGTACAGTTACCGGTATGATTGAAACTTTCCAAGTGATCACTCAGTTTGGTAATGGTGATCCAAAAGTGATGGCGGGTGGTATTTCAATGGCATTGGTTACCACGGTATTAGGCTTAGTTGCGGCAATGCCACTGTTGCTGGCGCATAATATTTTAAGTTCTCAAGCTGAAAATATTCGTATGATTCTTGAAAAGCAGGGTATTAGTTTAGTCGCGGAACAAGCCGAGAAAAACGATAAGAATGGCATCAAAAATTCTGGTATGACAACTGAACAGGCAGCCTAA